The bacterium BMS3Abin14 genome includes a region encoding these proteins:
- a CDS encoding preprotein translocase subunit SecA, whose protein sequence is MLSAIGKKIFGSRNERELKRVSAIVHQVNELEKSIMALDDEELRSKTGQFKERIAGGESMDDLLPEAFAVVRETARRMLNMRHFDVQIIGGVFLHEGTITEMKTGEGKTLVATLSVYLNSLTGHGVHVVTVNDYLATRDSEWMGKIYRFLGLDVGIIRHDMGDAERKAAYAADVTYGTNNEFGFDYLRDNMKFSLEDYVQGELNFAIVDEVDSILIDEARTPLIISGPAEESTDKYYTVNKIIPRLKPEVHYTTDEKARSVMLTEDGVAATEKLMGVENLYEPVNIEVNHHVQQALKAHVLFKKDVDYVVKNGQVIIVDEFTGRLMEGRRYSDGLHQALEAKEGVKIESENQTLASITFQNYFRMYNKLSGMTGTADTEAAEFKKIYDLDVVVMPTNLPMIRQDNPDVIYRTRQELNNAVVEEITDLHRRGQPVLVGTASIENSEVLSGKLKRVGVPHHVLNAKHHEREAEIIAQAGRLGAVTIATNMAGRGTDIVLGGNPESLARNKTGGTVEGEEYQQLLDEFNSTCMDEREGVLEAGGLHILGTERHESRRIDNQLRGRSGRQGDPGSSRFYISLEDDLMRIFGSERISGLMERLGMTDGQPIENSMVTKAIENAQKKVEGHNFDIRKHLLDYDDVMNQQREVVYGQRRNILGSEDLSGWVMDMGDEIIEDAVDLYVDPKAHFEDWELEGLGDHIFSIFGFHPDLEEVKGERNDLLEPIVDIAHARYKERESEFGSELMRRLEKIFLLQVLDAQWKDHLYNMDQLREGIGLRGYGQRDPLSEYKIEGYEMFEAMMIRARDETVKTLYMIQVTSEEDDLPQRKKQRIQLGRGESGGERAKPATVRRTEAKIGRNAPCPCGSGKKYKKCCGSAI, encoded by the coding sequence ATGCTCAGCGCCATAGGAAAAAAGATATTCGGGAGCAGAAATGAGAGGGAGCTGAAAAGGGTTTCGGCCATCGTCCATCAGGTCAATGAGCTGGAAAAATCCATTATGGCCCTGGACGATGAGGAGCTCCGCTCAAAGACAGGGCAGTTCAAGGAGCGGATAGCAGGGGGCGAATCCATGGATGACCTTCTCCCTGAGGCCTTTGCGGTGGTCCGTGAGACCGCTCGCAGGATGCTGAACATGAGGCATTTCGATGTCCAGATCATCGGCGGTGTTTTCCTGCACGAGGGCACTATCACGGAGATGAAGACCGGCGAGGGAAAGACACTGGTCGCTACCCTGTCTGTCTATCTCAATTCGCTGACCGGTCATGGGGTCCACGTCGTGACCGTCAACGATTACCTTGCCACCCGGGACAGTGAGTGGATGGGCAAAATATACAGGTTCCTGGGGTTGGACGTGGGTATTATCCGGCATGACATGGGCGATGCCGAGAGAAAGGCCGCCTATGCCGCGGATGTGACCTACGGGACGAATAACGAGTTCGGTTTCGACTACCTTCGGGACAACATGAAATTCAGTCTCGAGGACTACGTCCAGGGGGAATTGAATTTCGCCATCGTCGACGAGGTCGACAGTATTCTCATCGACGAGGCCAGGACCCCTCTTATCATCTCCGGTCCCGCCGAGGAGTCCACCGACAAGTATTACACCGTTAACAAGATAATCCCGAGGCTGAAGCCGGAGGTGCATTACACGACCGACGAAAAGGCCAGAAGCGTAATGCTCACCGAAGATGGCGTGGCCGCCACGGAGAAACTCATGGGGGTGGAAAACCTCTACGAACCCGTGAACATAGAGGTCAACCACCATGTCCAGCAGGCCCTGAAGGCCCATGTTCTTTTCAAAAAGGACGTGGATTATGTTGTAAAAAATGGGCAGGTGATAATCGTGGACGAGTTCACAGGACGCCTCATGGAGGGGAGGCGATACAGCGATGGCCTGCATCAGGCGCTGGAGGCCAAAGAAGGGGTGAAGATCGAGAGTGAGAACCAGACCCTCGCTTCCATCACGTTCCAGAACTATTTCAGGATGTACAATAAACTTTCGGGCATGACCGGAACCGCCGATACCGAGGCCGCCGAGTTCAAAAAAATCTACGATCTAGATGTGGTGGTCATGCCCACCAATCTGCCGATGATCAGGCAGGACAACCCCGATGTCATATACCGCACGAGACAGGAGCTCAACAACGCCGTGGTGGAGGAAATAACGGACCTTCACCGTCGGGGGCAGCCTGTCCTGGTAGGCACCGCTTCCATCGAAAATTCCGAGGTTCTTTCCGGGAAGCTCAAACGGGTGGGGGTGCCCCATCACGTTCTCAACGCCAAGCATCATGAAAGGGAGGCCGAGATCATAGCCCAGGCCGGACGACTGGGTGCGGTTACCATTGCCACAAACATGGCCGGGAGGGGAACGGATATCGTCCTGGGAGGGAATCCCGAATCCCTTGCCAGGAACAAAACCGGCGGCACGGTGGAGGGTGAGGAGTATCAACAGTTGCTCGATGAATTCAATTCAACCTGCATGGATGAAAGGGAAGGGGTCCTGGAGGCGGGGGGGCTGCATATACTGGGTACGGAACGGCACGAGAGCAGGCGTATCGATAACCAGCTCAGGGGACGGTCCGGTCGTCAGGGGGATCCGGGCAGTTCGCGTTTCTATATCAGCTTGGAGGATGATCTCATGAGGATCTTCGGGTCCGAAAGGATCTCCGGTCTGATGGAAAGGCTGGGGATGACCGATGGGCAGCCCATTGAGAACAGCATGGTAACCAAGGCCATCGAAAATGCCCAGAAAAAGGTCGAGGGGCACAATTTTGATATCCGCAAACATCTGCTCGATTATGACGACGTAATGAACCAGCAGCGGGAGGTGGTGTACGGACAGAGGCGCAACATCCTGGGATCCGAGGATCTCTCCGGTTGGGTTATGGACATGGGGGATGAAATTATTGAGGATGCAGTGGACCTTTACGTTGATCCCAAGGCCCATTTTGAGGATTGGGAGCTCGAGGGACTGGGCGACCACATCTTTTCCATCTTCGGATTTCACCCTGATCTGGAGGAGGTGAAGGGTGAGCGGAATGATCTTTTAGAGCCAATCGTCGATATTGCTCACGCCAGGTACAAGGAGCGAGAGTCGGAGTTCGGGAGCGAACTCATGCGCCGGCTGGAGAAGATATTTCTTCTCCAGGTCCTGGATGCCCAATGGAAGGACCATCTTTACAACATGGATCAGCTCAGGGAGGGGATAGGGCTGCGGGGCTATGGACAGAGGGACCCCCTTTCGGAATACAAGATCGAGGGGTACGAGATGTTCGAGGCGATGATGATCCGTGCCAGGGATGAGACCGTCAAGACCCTGTACATGATTCAGGTCACCAGTGAAGAGGACGATCTGCCTCAGAGGAAGAAGCAGAGGATCCAGCTTGGCCGGGGCGAATCGGGCGGAGAGAGGGCAAAGCCCGCCACGGTCAGAAGGACAGAGGCAAAGATTGGCCGCAATGCCCCATGCCCCTGCGGATCCGGTAAAAAATACAAGAAGTGCTGTGGATCAGCGATCTAG
- the argA gene encoding amino-acid acetyltransferase, with the protein MGNHTWIIRKARIADASAIHRIVNRYASAGEMLGRSRSEIYEGIRDFFVAEMEGRIAGCSALHVNWEDLAEVRSLAVEEACRGHGVGGGLVASCLREAGELGIARVYALTYRPGFFEDLGFTRVPKESLSQKIWADCLRCPQFPNCDEHAVLKELS; encoded by the coding sequence ATGGGTAACCACACCTGGATTATCAGGAAGGCCAGAATCGCCGATGCCTCGGCCATCCATCGGATTGTCAACAGGTACGCGTCCGCAGGAGAGATGCTGGGGCGGTCCAGGAGCGAGATCTATGAGGGAATCAGGGACTTTTTTGTGGCCGAGATGGAGGGCCGTATCGCCGGTTGTTCCGCTTTGCACGTGAATTGGGAGGATCTGGCGGAGGTGCGGTCCCTTGCTGTGGAGGAGGCTTGTCGGGGACACGGGGTTGGCGGCGGTCTGGTTGCGTCCTGTCTGAGGGAGGCCGGGGAGTTGGGAATCGCCAGGGTTTACGCCCTTACCTACAGGCCGGGGTTTTTCGAAGATCTGGGTTTTACCAGGGTTCCGAAGGAATCCCTTTCCCAGAAAATATGGGCGGACTGTCTCAGATGCCCCCAGTTTCCCAACTGTGATGAACACGCCGTTCTCAAGGAACTGAGTTAA
- the recN gene encoding DNA repair protein RecN, whose protein sequence is MLRRLDIKGFALIDELSLPFHAGLTVLTGETGAGKSIIVDALQSVLGEKADTAIIRSGEKSAVIGGVFRIPETIYDLVESGSDGELSVKREIPMEGRSRAFVNGSPIPLSRLRTLGDGLVDLHGQHEHQALLRVAAHLQALDAFAGLEETRARHEETFRRKADISRKISHIEEKGRESLARKDYLSFVVQELHAASIGDDEEDLLRAEEKVLVSAGKLQSAAATVLENIYQSDESLADGVGGAASSLRGFLDIDARLGEIVEFLDNSRAQLEEAAHLLREYTGMVQADPQRLEMVSDRLALIEDLKRKYGPTVNDVLAFHQSATKELDEIETGRESEDVLRAEEDRLGDMLVKSARELSADRRAAASRLEKMVLGELADLAMERVRFKVDFEEAPHFEKGTDLVEFLISTNPGEPLMPLRKVASGGELSRVMLALKTILAHTDEVPTLVFDEVDSGIGGRTAGILGKKLRKISGHHQVLCITHLAPVAACADRHIMVEKVEHGGRVVIRARYLDGDERIGELARMIGGMELTEGILNSAREMLKESNG, encoded by the coding sequence ATGCTGAGGCGACTCGACATAAAGGGGTTTGCTCTGATTGACGAGCTCTCCCTCCCTTTTCACGCGGGCCTGACGGTCCTTACCGGGGAGACGGGCGCAGGCAAGTCGATCATTGTGGATGCCCTCCAGTCCGTTCTGGGCGAAAAAGCGGATACCGCCATCATCCGTTCAGGGGAGAAGTCCGCCGTCATCGGTGGAGTGTTCCGTATTCCGGAGACTATTTATGATCTGGTCGAATCCGGATCAGACGGGGAACTGTCGGTAAAGCGGGAAATACCGATGGAGGGGAGAAGCCGGGCCTTCGTCAACGGCTCACCCATTCCACTGTCCAGACTCAGGACATTGGGGGACGGTCTCGTGGACCTTCACGGCCAGCATGAGCACCAGGCCCTCCTCAGGGTGGCCGCGCATCTGCAGGCCCTCGACGCCTTCGCCGGCCTGGAGGAAACGAGGGCCAGGCACGAGGAGACTTTCCGCCGAAAGGCGGATATCAGCAGAAAGATCAGTCATATCGAGGAGAAGGGGAGAGAGAGCCTGGCACGGAAGGATTACCTGAGTTTCGTGGTGCAGGAACTCCACGCTGCCTCTATCGGCGATGATGAGGAGGATTTGCTCAGGGCGGAGGAGAAGGTTCTCGTTTCTGCCGGTAAACTCCAATCCGCGGCCGCCACCGTCCTGGAGAATATTTATCAGTCGGACGAATCTCTTGCCGATGGGGTCGGGGGGGCGGCTTCCAGCCTGCGGGGTTTTCTGGATATTGACGCGAGGCTTGGAGAAATTGTCGAGTTTCTGGACAATTCCCGGGCACAGCTTGAAGAGGCGGCGCACCTTCTGAGGGAATATACAGGGATGGTTCAGGCAGATCCCCAGCGGCTGGAAATGGTTTCCGACAGGTTGGCCCTCATCGAGGATCTGAAAAGGAAGTATGGCCCAACGGTGAACGACGTCCTTGCTTTCCATCAAAGCGCCACAAAAGAACTGGATGAGATTGAAACGGGCCGGGAGAGCGAGGATGTCCTCAGGGCCGAGGAGGACAGGCTGGGTGACATGCTGGTGAAATCAGCTCGGGAGCTGAGCGCCGATAGACGGGCCGCCGCCTCCCGGCTTGAGAAAATGGTTCTGGGCGAGCTGGCCGACCTGGCGATGGAACGGGTCAGGTTCAAGGTTGATTTTGAGGAGGCCCCGCATTTCGAAAAGGGCACGGACCTCGTGGAATTTCTTATCTCCACCAACCCGGGGGAGCCCCTGATGCCTCTTAGAAAAGTAGCCTCAGGCGGGGAGCTTTCCAGGGTGATGCTGGCTCTCAAGACGATCCTGGCCCATACGGATGAGGTCCCCACGCTGGTTTTTGACGAGGTTGATTCGGGCATCGGCGGGCGCACCGCAGGTATACTTGGCAAAAAACTCAGAAAAATATCCGGCCACCACCAGGTCCTGTGCATTACCCACCTTGCGCCGGTTGCCGCCTGCGCGGACCGTCACATCATGGTCGAGAAGGTGGAACATGGCGGGCGTGTCGTTATCCGGGCAAGGTATCTTGATGGGGATGAGAGGATAGGAGAGCTTGCACGGATGATCGGCGGCATGGAACTCACCGAAGGTATCTTGAACTCGGCGAGGGAGATGTTGAAGGAATCCAATGGGTAA
- the ppnK gene encoding putative inorganic polyphosphate/ATP-NAD kinase encodes MNEIKRIGIIAKTSSPHAREVMDKLVPWLVARGVEVTVQEEYGGLAGPSARAVSRDEIPAGADIILILGGDGTLLSVARLVEGADIPLLGINLGSLGFLTELGLDELFSALERVLTGDFRIEERMRLKVHLHREGDETCEFKVFNDVVINKGALARIFDLEAFVNGYEVTTYKADGLIVSTPTGSTAYSLAAGGPIIEPTLDVILISPICSHTLTNRPLVVSGSSLVELRLTGDPGKVYLTLDGQEGMSLSGGDRIHVKASPGRVKLIRTGSRTFYDVLGAKLHWGRR; translated from the coding sequence ATGAACGAGATCAAGCGGATAGGGATCATTGCCAAGACCAGCAGCCCCCACGCCCGGGAGGTAATGGATAAACTTGTTCCATGGCTTGTGGCCAGGGGTGTTGAGGTCACTGTGCAGGAGGAGTACGGGGGGCTGGCCGGGCCGTCGGCGAGGGCCGTCTCGAGAGACGAGATCCCGGCCGGGGCTGACATCATACTGATACTTGGGGGGGACGGTACCCTTCTCTCTGTGGCACGTCTCGTGGAGGGCGCCGATATTCCCCTCCTGGGGATCAACCTCGGATCCCTGGGGTTCCTTACGGAACTTGGACTAGATGAGCTTTTCTCCGCTCTGGAGCGGGTTCTGACCGGTGATTTCAGGATTGAGGAACGGATGAGGCTGAAGGTTCACCTTCATAGGGAGGGCGACGAAACCTGCGAATTCAAGGTTTTTAACGACGTGGTTATCAACAAAGGCGCTCTCGCCCGCATCTTCGACCTGGAGGCCTTTGTGAACGGATATGAGGTGACAACCTACAAGGCCGACGGACTCATTGTCAGCACCCCCACAGGGTCCACTGCTTACAGCCTGGCCGCCGGGGGCCCCATCATCGAGCCCACCCTGGACGTTATTCTGATCTCTCCCATATGTTCCCATACCCTGACGAACCGACCCCTCGTGGTGTCGGGCAGCTCCCTGGTGGAACTCCGCCTCACCGGGGACCCCGGAAAGGTCTATCTTACGCTGGATGGGCAGGAAGGAATGAGCCTGTCAGGCGGTGACCGGATTCACGTGAAGGCCTCTCCAGGCCGGGTCAAACTGATCAGGACCGGATCGAGGACCTTCTACGATGTTCTCGGGGCCAAGCTTCACTGGGGAAGGCGGTAG
- the mepM_3 gene encoding murein DD-endopeptidase MepM, producing the protein MTRKTYTIMVVPDETTKVRRYRVPKLFVRGILFASLIIVAGLAYLLTDYYHVRKMVSGFDRLRLETRQQKKQLLTYVKTINDIQTEMGRLRHFDTKLRVMANLDSVVYPEQIMGVGGENPVSFNPMESEVSFQDQALLKGMTNELSRIKSDTDIQERSFQELVEYLQDQKSLLASTPSIWPVRGWETSGFGYRTSPFTGRREMHKGVDVATRTGTPIIAPADGVVIFAGREGGFGNLVVLDHGYGIVTRYGHCSKLKVKIGQKIKRGDVIGLVGTTGRSTGPHLHYEVAVNGVAVNPMRYILN; encoded by the coding sequence GTGACCAGGAAAACGTACACCATTATGGTTGTGCCGGACGAGACCACCAAAGTTCGCCGGTACCGTGTCCCCAAGCTGTTTGTGCGCGGTATTCTGTTCGCTTCCCTGATAATCGTGGCCGGGCTGGCATATCTTTTGACGGATTACTATCATGTCAGGAAGATGGTCTCGGGTTTTGACCGGCTGCGCCTCGAAACCAGGCAGCAGAAAAAACAGCTTCTGACCTACGTCAAAACCATCAACGATATTCAGACAGAGATGGGCCGTCTTCGCCATTTTGACACCAAACTCCGTGTCATGGCCAACCTGGACTCGGTGGTCTATCCCGAACAGATCATGGGGGTCGGCGGGGAGAACCCGGTTTCTTTTAATCCCATGGAGTCGGAGGTGAGTTTCCAGGACCAGGCTCTCCTCAAGGGTATGACCAACGAGCTTTCCCGGATCAAATCCGATACCGACATCCAGGAACGGAGTTTCCAGGAGTTGGTAGAGTATCTTCAGGATCAGAAATCGCTCCTGGCCTCCACGCCGTCCATATGGCCCGTCAGAGGATGGGAGACTTCCGGTTTCGGGTACAGGACGTCCCCCTTCACGGGGAGGCGGGAGATGCACAAGGGGGTAGATGTGGCGACCCGCACGGGCACGCCGATTATCGCGCCCGCTGATGGGGTCGTGATCTTTGCCGGCCGGGAAGGGGGCTTCGGCAACCTTGTGGTCCTGGACCATGGCTATGGGATAGTGACCAGATACGGCCACTGCTCCAAGCTCAAAGTCAAGATTGGCCAGAAGATCAAGCGTGGGGATGTCATCGGATTGGTTGGAACCACAGGAAGAAGCACCGGACCACATCTTCATTACGAGGTCGCGGTTAACGGAGTAGCCGTAAATCCCATGAGGTATATACTCAATTAG
- the tlyA gene encoding hemolysin A, producing MPARERVDLLLVARGLAPSREKAQALILAGQVYSGDSRVDKAGHRLPVDVSLDVREGLPYVGRGGLKLEAGLDRFGVDPAGKRCLDVGASTGGFTDCLLQRDAARVFAVDVGYGQLAWKLRSDVRVTILERTNFRTISDDALPHDLELAVVDVSFISLGLILPRLWTFLGSGADAIVLVKPQFEAGRKNVGKGGIVRDPGVRTEVLAGILAAAEGEGFEVRGSMDCPVPGADGNVEFLAHLFKT from the coding sequence ATGCCGGCTCGTGAGAGGGTGGATCTGCTGCTCGTTGCCAGGGGCCTTGCGCCGAGCAGGGAGAAAGCTCAGGCATTGATCCTCGCCGGGCAGGTCTACTCAGGCGACAGCAGGGTGGATAAGGCCGGCCACCGCTTGCCGGTTGATGTTTCGCTTGATGTACGGGAAGGGCTGCCATACGTAGGGCGGGGAGGGTTGAAGCTTGAGGCCGGCCTGGACCGGTTCGGTGTAGACCCTGCGGGAAAACGGTGCCTTGATGTGGGGGCGTCCACCGGAGGTTTTACGGATTGTCTCCTCCAGAGGGACGCAGCCCGTGTTTTTGCGGTGGATGTCGGGTATGGTCAACTGGCGTGGAAACTGCGGTCCGACGTCCGGGTAACTATCCTTGAGAGAACCAATTTCCGGACAATCTCCGACGATGCCCTGCCCCACGATCTTGAGTTGGCGGTGGTTGATGTTTCCTTTATCTCTCTGGGGCTCATACTGCCGCGCCTGTGGACATTTCTCGGGAGCGGTGCGGATGCGATAGTCCTGGTGAAGCCCCAGTTTGAGGCCGGCAGGAAAAATGTCGGGAAAGGTGGAATCGTCAGAGACCCCGGGGTTCGTACGGAGGTCCTGGCCGGCATACTCGCGGCGGCAGAGGGCGAGGGGTTCGAGGTCAGGGGATCAATGGACTGCCCGGTCCCCGGGGCGGACGGCAACGTGGAGTTCCTGGCGCATTTATTTAAAACATAA
- the dxs gene encoding 1-deoxy-D-xylulose-5-phosphate synthase yields MSKSSPETVSVLDSINSPADLWDLKLTDLEKLAGEIRKLILEVVSRNGGHLASNLGVVELTIALHYVFRAPEDRIVWDVGHQAYTHKLLTGRKDLFSTLRQKGGISGFPKRRESLYDCFDVGHSGTSLSAALGIAEALERLDEAGKVVAVIGDGSMTAGLALEGLNQAGEYGKRLVVILNDNEMSIAPNVGAMSSYLSRLLTGGIVNRVKRETENFLKSIPKVGESFLQVAKKAEESFKSLIYPGMLFEELGYQYIGPLKGHRMDRLIVAFRNARRIEGPVLIHVGTEKGKGYEPAEKNPARFHGVGPFNLETGNPIRKSAVPSYTDVFSEALVEAAGKDDRIIAITAAMPEGTGLDRFAREYPDRFFDVGIAEQHAVTFAAGLATQGFRPVVAIYSTFLQRAYDQIIHDVCLQGLPVVFAIDRGGIVGEDGPTHNGVFDLSFLRAIPSITLMAPGDEAGLRSSLATALAIDGPCSFRYPRGRGVGVPLDEPEVWEVGKGKLLREGMDVTLVAAGSGLHPVLDAAEKLKDVGIDAAVIDARFVKPLDSELIFKWGRQSGNIITIEENALMGGFGSAVLEAASDRGENCRIHRLGLPDTFIEQATQAEIRAALGIDADGIMRAVRKVLGDAGS; encoded by the coding sequence TTGAGTAAGTCCAGCCCGGAAACGGTTTCGGTTCTCGACAGTATCAATTCACCCGCGGACCTTTGGGATCTGAAGCTCACGGATCTTGAGAAGCTTGCCGGAGAGATACGCAAGCTTATACTCGAGGTGGTTTCCAGAAACGGGGGGCATCTGGCATCCAACCTGGGGGTGGTGGAGTTGACCATTGCCCTCCATTATGTATTTCGGGCCCCGGAGGACCGGATTGTCTGGGATGTTGGACATCAGGCCTATACGCACAAGCTGTTGACCGGGCGAAAGGACCTGTTTTCCACCCTTCGGCAAAAAGGTGGAATCAGCGGCTTTCCCAAAAGAAGAGAGAGCCTCTACGACTGTTTCGACGTTGGTCACAGCGGCACATCCCTTTCGGCCGCTCTTGGCATCGCGGAGGCGCTTGAACGGCTGGATGAGGCAGGCAAGGTCGTTGCAGTGATCGGTGACGGGAGTATGACCGCGGGACTTGCCCTCGAAGGTCTCAACCAGGCCGGAGAATACGGAAAGCGCCTCGTGGTGATCCTTAACGACAATGAGATGTCCATCGCCCCTAATGTCGGCGCGATGTCCTCCTATCTGTCCAGACTACTTACCGGCGGGATCGTCAACAGGGTCAAACGAGAGACCGAAAATTTTCTGAAGAGCATCCCAAAGGTAGGAGAGTCATTCCTCCAGGTTGCCAAGAAGGCGGAGGAGTCGTTCAAATCCCTGATTTACCCGGGCATGCTGTTCGAGGAATTGGGCTACCAGTATATCGGTCCCCTGAAGGGACACCGCATGGATCGCCTTATCGTGGCTTTTCGGAACGCGCGCAGGATCGAAGGCCCCGTGCTTATCCATGTCGGGACGGAGAAGGGGAAAGGGTATGAGCCTGCCGAGAAAAATCCGGCAAGGTTCCACGGTGTCGGACCGTTCAACCTGGAGACGGGGAATCCAATAAGAAAGTCGGCAGTTCCGTCCTATACGGATGTGTTTTCCGAAGCCCTCGTCGAGGCGGCGGGGAAGGACGACCGTATTATCGCAATCACTGCCGCCATGCCCGAGGGCACGGGGTTAGACAGGTTCGCCAGGGAGTACCCTGACCGTTTTTTCGATGTGGGGATTGCCGAGCAGCACGCTGTAACCTTCGCTGCGGGTTTGGCGACACAGGGGTTTCGCCCGGTGGTGGCCATTTACAGCACTTTCCTCCAGAGGGCCTATGACCAGATAATTCACGACGTATGCCTTCAGGGGCTGCCGGTTGTCTTCGCCATTGACCGGGGGGGGATTGTGGGCGAGGATGGCCCGACGCACAATGGTGTCTTTGACCTTTCCTTTCTCCGCGCTATTCCCAGCATTACCCTCATGGCGCCCGGGGATGAGGCGGGGTTGAGGAGCTCCCTCGCCACAGCCCTGGCCATAGATGGCCCCTGTTCCTTCCGGTATCCGAGGGGGAGGGGTGTGGGCGTTCCCCTTGATGAACCTGAAGTCTGGGAGGTGGGTAAGGGCAAGCTTCTCAGGGAGGGGATGGATGTTACCCTGGTGGCCGCCGGATCGGGCCTCCATCCCGTGCTTGACGCAGCGGAAAAGCTGAAGGATGTCGGGATCGATGCCGCGGTTATCGATGCCCGTTTTGTTAAACCGCTCGACAGCGAGCTGATTTTCAAGTGGGGGCGGCAAAGCGGGAATATCATTACCATAGAGGAAAACGCGCTTATGGGCGGATTTGGTTCTGCGGTTCTGGAGGCAGCCTCGGACAGGGGAGAGAATTGCAGGATTCACAGGTTGGGGCTCCCTGACACCTTTATAGAACAGGCTACCCAGGCGGAGATCAGGGCAGCCCTGGGTATCGATGCGGATGGGATCATGCGCGCCGTTCGAAAGGTTCTTGGGGATGCCGGCTCGTGA
- a CDS encoding peptidase PmbA, whose protein sequence is MKDRLEILAERVREAALASGADDAEAIVRFTDSSRIEVKAAAIEGSRRNREISAAVRVLVGNRPGFAYMTDPDAGAVKDMVQDAVEGAKLVPSGDENRFSTAAGVGDVGNIFHHAGFEAPLNRKIDMACSLEASAMAAHPAITTVYKPSYTERYQVTAISSGGVVWSYEDTLFSVGVQAVAENNSGSQTGYDYQVCRNPLDLEPDAVGLRAGLEAGGLLGGAPPETGEYPALIPAKVTVGLLDVLASSFSADEIQKGRSGLTGKMGQQIFSPMISISDKGLLPGGVGSVPFDDERVCPISRLLVDAGVMAGCFHTIRTGGREGKESTGNGFRGSMSSVPSPGATNLILEPGTAPAEKSLPSGVVLQIEDLMGLHTVDRVSGDFSLGAAGYILRGGERMEPFRNAVVSGNLFQLFSMVLAVGNDLEFYGSTAAPELLVESIIVSGK, encoded by the coding sequence ATGAAGGACAGGCTCGAAATTCTGGCTGAGAGAGTAAGAGAGGCGGCCCTTGCTTCGGGTGCGGATGATGCGGAGGCTATCGTGCGGTTCACGGACTCCTCCCGGATCGAGGTGAAAGCCGCCGCAATAGAGGGTTCACGCCGCAATCGTGAAATCTCTGCCGCAGTCCGTGTGCTGGTGGGCAACCGGCCCGGATTCGCCTACATGACCGACCCCGATGCCGGAGCCGTGAAGGATATGGTTCAGGATGCCGTCGAGGGGGCAAAACTCGTACCCTCGGGAGATGAGAACCGTTTTTCCACCGCGGCCGGCGTCGGCGATGTCGGGAATATTTTCCACCACGCCGGGTTTGAGGCGCCGTTGAATCGGAAGATCGACATGGCATGTTCCCTGGAGGCCTCCGCCATGGCGGCCCATCCGGCGATTACCACGGTATACAAACCGTCATATACCGAACGGTACCAGGTTACGGCAATTTCGTCCGGGGGCGTGGTTTGGTCCTATGAGGACACTCTGTTTTCAGTAGGGGTTCAGGCAGTAGCCGAGAACAATTCCGGATCTCAGACCGGTTACGATTACCAGGTTTGCCGAAACCCGTTGGATCTGGAACCTGATGCCGTTGGCTTAAGGGCTGGATTGGAGGCCGGCGGTCTTCTTGGTGGGGCTCCTCCGGAAACAGGTGAATATCCTGCGCTGATTCCGGCAAAGGTCACGGTGGGGCTGCTTGATGTGCTGGCATCATCCTTCTCCGCCGACGAGATACAGAAAGGCCGATCTGGTCTGACGGGCAAAATGGGTCAGCAGATATTCTCGCCCATGATCAGTATCTCCGACAAGGGCCTGCTGCCGGGGGGAGTGGGCAGTGTCCCGTTCGATGACGAGAGGGTCTGTCCGATATCCCGATTGCTGGTGGATGCTGGAGTAATGGCCGGGTGTTTCCATACCATCAGGACGGGGGGCAGGGAGGGGAAAGAGTCCACCGGGAACGGTTTCAGGGGATCCATGTCATCAGTTCCCTCTCCGGGGGCCACGAATCTGATCCTGGAACCCGGGACAGCTCCCGCTGAGAAATCCCTTCCTTCGGGCGTCGTTCTTCAAATTGAGGACCTGATGGGCCTGCACACCGTTGATCGGGTATCGGGCGATTTTTCCCTGGGCGCTGCCGGATACATCCTCAGAGGTGGAGAACGGATGGAACCATTCAGGAACGCGGTTGTCAGCGGCAACCTTTTTCAGCTCTTCTCCATGGTTCTTGCCGTCGGAAATGACCTTGAATTTTACGGGTCTACGGCCGCTCCAGAGTTATTGGTGGAATCGATTATAGTATCCGGGAAGTGA